From the Heptranchias perlo isolate sHepPer1 chromosome 26, sHepPer1.hap1, whole genome shotgun sequence genome, one window contains:
- the LOC137342870 gene encoding delta-type opioid receptor-like isoform X1 — translation MELFTTPSAERELSTTESAELYWGLTFNGTGEDLQNTFGHNVSLSNSTELEPVKSTTSTVIAIAITALYSVVCVVGLIGNFLVMYGIVSRYTKMKTATNIYIFNLALADALATSTLPFQSAKYLMETWPFGELLCKTVLSIDYYNMFTSIFTLTMMSVDRYIAVCHPVKALEFRTPLNAKIVNVCVWILSSAIGVPVMVMAVTKPNSKGNVMCTLQFPAPTWYWDNVTKICVFIFAFVVPVLVITICYGLMILRLKSVRLLSGSKEKDRNLRRITRMVLVVVAIFIICWTPIHIFVIVKTLVEIRPTPLVTASWHFCIALGYTNSCLNPVLYAFLDENFKRCFREFCLPLRSRVEQNSFTRARKATRDSVCACTPSETVNKPV, via the exons atggagCTGTTCACGACCCCGAGTGCTGAACGGGAGCTGTCCACCACGGAGAGTGCTGAACTGTACTGGGgtctgacattcaacggcaccgGGGAGGATCTGCAGAACACTTTTGGACACAACGTTAGCCTGAGTAACAGCACGGAGCTGGAGCCGGTGAAGAGCACCACATCCACGGTCATCGCCATCGCGATCACAGCACTCTACTCGGTGGTGTGTGTGGTCGGGCTCATTGGCAATTTCCTGGTCATGTATGGGATTGTCAG cag ATACACGAAAATGAAGACAGCTACAAACATTTACATATTCAACCTCGCCCTGGCGGATGCATTAGCCACGAGCACACTGCCGTTCCAGAGCGCCAAATATCTGATGGAAACATGGCCTTTTGGGGAGCTGCTGTGCAAAACAGTCCTATCAATTGACTACTACAATATGTTCACCAGCATTTTCACCCTTACCATGATGAGCGTCGATCGCTACATCGCTGTCTGCCACCCGGTTAAGGCACTGGAATTCCGCACGCCCTTGAATGCCAAGATCGTCAATGTCTGCGTGTGGATACTGTCATCTGCCATAGGGGTCCCAGTGATGGTCATGGCAGTCACCAAACCCAACAGTAAAG GTAATGTGATGTGTACACTGCAATTCCCAGCCCCTACTTGGTACTGGGATAATGTCACCAAAATCTGCGTTTTCATATTTGCTTTCGTGGTGCCAGTCCTGGTCATCACCATCTGCTACGGCCTGATGATTCTGCGCCTGAAAAGCGTCCGACTCCTTTCGGGCTCCAAAGAGAAGGACAGGAACCTGCGGAGGATCACGCGGATGGTCCTGGTGGTGGTGGCCATCTTCATCATCTGCTGGACGCCCATCCACATCTTCGTCATCGTCAAGACCTTGGTGGAGATCCGCCCCACCCCCTTGGTGACCGCCAGCTGGCACTTCTGCATCGCCCTGGGCTACACCAACAGCTGCCTGAACCCCGTGCTGTACGCCTTCCTGGACGAGAACTTCAAGCGGTGCTTCCGAGAGTTCTGCCTGCCCCTGCGCTCCAGGGTGGAGCAGAACAGCTTCACCCGGGCCAGGAAGGCCACCCGGGACTCGGTCTGCGCCTGCACCCCCTCCGAGACGGTCAATAAGCCGGTGTGA
- the LOC137342870 gene encoding delta-type opioid receptor-like isoform X2 gives MELFTTPSAERELSTTESAELYWGLTFNGTGEDLQNTFGHNVSLSNSTELEPVKSTTSTVIAIAITALYSVVCVVGLIGNFLVMYGIVRYTKMKTATNIYIFNLALADALATSTLPFQSAKYLMETWPFGELLCKTVLSIDYYNMFTSIFTLTMMSVDRYIAVCHPVKALEFRTPLNAKIVNVCVWILSSAIGVPVMVMAVTKPNSKGNVMCTLQFPAPTWYWDNVTKICVFIFAFVVPVLVITICYGLMILRLKSVRLLSGSKEKDRNLRRITRMVLVVVAIFIICWTPIHIFVIVKTLVEIRPTPLVTASWHFCIALGYTNSCLNPVLYAFLDENFKRCFREFCLPLRSRVEQNSFTRARKATRDSVCACTPSETVNKPV, from the exons atggagCTGTTCACGACCCCGAGTGCTGAACGGGAGCTGTCCACCACGGAGAGTGCTGAACTGTACTGGGgtctgacattcaacggcaccgGGGAGGATCTGCAGAACACTTTTGGACACAACGTTAGCCTGAGTAACAGCACGGAGCTGGAGCCGGTGAAGAGCACCACATCCACGGTCATCGCCATCGCGATCACAGCACTCTACTCGGTGGTGTGTGTGGTCGGGCTCATTGGCAATTTCCTGGTCATGTATGGGATTGTCAG ATACACGAAAATGAAGACAGCTACAAACATTTACATATTCAACCTCGCCCTGGCGGATGCATTAGCCACGAGCACACTGCCGTTCCAGAGCGCCAAATATCTGATGGAAACATGGCCTTTTGGGGAGCTGCTGTGCAAAACAGTCCTATCAATTGACTACTACAATATGTTCACCAGCATTTTCACCCTTACCATGATGAGCGTCGATCGCTACATCGCTGTCTGCCACCCGGTTAAGGCACTGGAATTCCGCACGCCCTTGAATGCCAAGATCGTCAATGTCTGCGTGTGGATACTGTCATCTGCCATAGGGGTCCCAGTGATGGTCATGGCAGTCACCAAACCCAACAGTAAAG GTAATGTGATGTGTACACTGCAATTCCCAGCCCCTACTTGGTACTGGGATAATGTCACCAAAATCTGCGTTTTCATATTTGCTTTCGTGGTGCCAGTCCTGGTCATCACCATCTGCTACGGCCTGATGATTCTGCGCCTGAAAAGCGTCCGACTCCTTTCGGGCTCCAAAGAGAAGGACAGGAACCTGCGGAGGATCACGCGGATGGTCCTGGTGGTGGTGGCCATCTTCATCATCTGCTGGACGCCCATCCACATCTTCGTCATCGTCAAGACCTTGGTGGAGATCCGCCCCACCCCCTTGGTGACCGCCAGCTGGCACTTCTGCATCGCCCTGGGCTACACCAACAGCTGCCTGAACCCCGTGCTGTACGCCTTCCTGGACGAGAACTTCAAGCGGTGCTTCCGAGAGTTCTGCCTGCCCCTGCGCTCCAGGGTGGAGCAGAACAGCTTCACCCGGGCCAGGAAGGCCACCCGGGACTCGGTCTGCGCCTGCACCCCCTCCGAGACGGTCAATAAGCCGGTGTGA